A section of the Pseudomonas lini genome encodes:
- a CDS encoding OprD family porin, translated as MYASNDLIAIQGPGNATGPLMPFWLCMLLTSTAGTAIAAEPVQTAQGLLAGSTLEVLSRNFYLNNDYRSPSPTGKSYKQEWAQGFITSFESGFTPGMIGVGIDAHGFLGLKLDGGKGRSGTGLLPLDHDGRSEDSYSSGGGALKLRASRTTLAFGEMTVETPVFDTADKRLQPEYATGLFIDSREIDDMHLLAGHFTAFKNQDASTRKGDFSGYGVSTGTGGIDFIGVNLFEDRLVGGALYASELSDTWRQYYANLHLKQPGFFFDGNLYRTQDYGEAVAGAIDNTAYSLSGKYTIGAQAFTLAYQKINGDTPFDFVGGDSIYLANSIKYADFNGPHERSWQMRYDFDLGTFGLPGLKFMTRYVTGRGIDGTQAPKRGAYNPFDPTSGDYQPQQGDGGRHWERDIDLRYIVQSGRAKDLSVQLSHVTHRANNAQAGDDIDRTYVVIEYPLKLGSL; from the coding sequence ATGTATGCATCCAACGACCTTATTGCAATTCAAGGCCCGGGCAACGCGACTGGCCCCCTGATGCCCTTCTGGTTGTGCATGTTGCTCACGAGCACCGCCGGAACCGCGATAGCCGCCGAGCCCGTACAAACCGCACAAGGTTTGCTGGCAGGGTCGACGCTTGAGGTGCTCAGCCGAAACTTCTACCTCAACAATGACTATCGATCGCCCTCGCCGACAGGCAAGAGTTACAAACAGGAATGGGCTCAAGGTTTCATCACCTCGTTTGAATCCGGGTTCACTCCCGGCATGATTGGAGTGGGTATCGATGCCCATGGATTTCTCGGTTTGAAACTGGACGGCGGCAAGGGACGTTCCGGGACGGGATTGTTACCTCTGGATCATGACGGTCGCAGCGAAGACAGCTACTCCAGCGGTGGTGGAGCCTTGAAGCTGCGAGCCTCCCGCACCACCCTGGCGTTCGGTGAAATGACTGTGGAAACACCGGTGTTCGACACGGCGGACAAACGCCTGCAACCGGAATACGCCACGGGCTTGTTCATCGACAGCCGTGAAATCGACGACATGCATTTGTTGGCCGGTCACTTCACCGCTTTCAAGAATCAGGATGCGTCCACCCGCAAGGGCGACTTCTCCGGCTACGGTGTGAGCACCGGTACGGGCGGCATTGATTTTATCGGGGTCAACCTGTTCGAGGATCGCCTGGTGGGCGGCGCCCTTTATGCCTCGGAACTGAGCGACACCTGGCGTCAGTACTACGCCAACCTGCACCTGAAACAGCCCGGCTTTTTCTTCGACGGCAATCTTTACCGCACCCAGGACTATGGCGAGGCCGTGGCAGGGGCGATCGATAACACCGCCTACAGCCTGTCGGGCAAATACACCATCGGGGCCCAAGCCTTCACCCTCGCCTATCAGAAAATCAACGGCGACACGCCCTTCGACTTCGTCGGTGGTGATTCCATCTACCTGGCCAACTCGATCAAGTACGCTGATTTCAACGGCCCCCATGAACGCTCCTGGCAGATGCGCTACGACTTCGACCTCGGCACTTTCGGCCTGCCTGGCTTGAAGTTCATGACCCGCTACGTGACCGGGCGTGGCATCGATGGTACCCAGGCACCCAAGCGAGGTGCGTATAACCCGTTCGACCCAACCTCCGGCGATTACCAACCCCAACAAGGGGATGGCGGCCGGCATTGGGAACGCGATATAGACCTACGCTACATCGTGCAATCGGGCCGGGCCAAGGACTTGTCCGTGCAGCTGTCCCATGTGACGCATCGAGCCAATAACGCTCAGGCCGGCGATGACATCGACCGGACTTATGTGGTTATCGAGTACCCGCTCAAGCTGGGATCACTTTGA
- a CDS encoding MBL fold metallo-hydrolase, translating into MSLLKHLPAYFKGSLMALGLTFAASQVQAAPPPQVHTQVPGYQRLAVGEYEVTALFDGYSDLGPTLLKGLSQKDIRAMLERKFIFTQGMPTAFNAFLINTGKNLVLVDAGAGACFGETAGWLPDNIRAAGYQPEQVDTVLLTHMHVDHVCGLINAKGEPVFANATVYAAKLEADYWLSQANLDKAPADARGYFEIARKAVAPYVAADRFRTFTPEQSLVPGVTPVSLPGHTPGSSGYTFSSNGQSILFMGDLVHSFAVQFQHPEVSIGFDVQGKQAVETREKLFKQVAHDRTWVAGAHLPFPGIGHISNREKAFAWVPVEYGPYQRSKNVPLIQ; encoded by the coding sequence ATGAGCCTTCTCAAGCACCTCCCCGCCTACTTCAAGGGCTCACTGATGGCCCTCGGTCTCACGTTTGCAGCCAGTCAGGTTCAGGCGGCGCCACCGCCGCAAGTACACACTCAAGTCCCTGGCTATCAGCGCCTGGCGGTGGGTGAATATGAAGTCACCGCGTTGTTCGATGGCTACAGCGACCTCGGGCCAACGCTGCTCAAAGGCCTTTCGCAGAAAGACATTCGCGCCATGCTCGAACGCAAGTTCATTTTTACCCAAGGCATGCCGACCGCGTTCAACGCATTCCTGATCAACACCGGCAAAAACCTGGTGCTGGTGGATGCCGGTGCCGGTGCCTGTTTCGGTGAAACCGCCGGCTGGCTGCCCGACAATATCCGCGCTGCCGGTTACCAGCCTGAGCAAGTGGATACCGTGCTGCTCACCCATATGCATGTCGATCACGTCTGTGGCCTGATCAACGCCAAGGGTGAACCCGTGTTCGCCAATGCCACGGTGTATGCCGCCAAACTGGAAGCCGATTACTGGCTCAGCCAGGCAAACCTGGACAAGGCCCCTGCAGATGCCCGTGGCTACTTTGAGATTGCCCGTAAAGCGGTGGCTCCCTATGTCGCCGCCGACCGCTTTAGAACCTTCACCCCCGAGCAGTCGCTGGTGCCTGGCGTCACCCCGGTCAGCCTGCCCGGCCACACACCCGGCAGCAGCGGCTACACGTTCAGCTCAAACGGCCAGAGCATTCTGTTCATGGGTGACCTGGTCCACAGTTTCGCCGTGCAGTTCCAGCATCCGGAAGTGAGCATCGGCTTCGATGTCCAGGGCAAACAGGCCGTCGAGACTCGCGAAAAACTGTTCAAACAGGTCGCTCATGACCGCACCTGGGTTGCCGGTGCTCACTTGCCCTTCCCTGGTATCGGGCATATCAGCAATCGCGAAAAAGCCTTCGCCTGGGTGCCCGTCGAATACGGCCCTTACCAGCGATCGAAAAATGTCCCGCTGATCCAGTGA
- a CDS encoding hydrolase, which yields MTLAKAAPGKTLLTPTDHTLIMIDHQSQMSFATKSIDAVTLRNNAALVAKAARGFEVSTILTTVAEKSFSGPIFDEIKSVFPDHKVIDRTSMNTWEDERIAVEVNAFGKQKIVLAGLWTSVCIVGPALSAIDQGFEVYFIADACGDVSIEAHEMAVQRMIQIGARPMTALQYLLELQRDWARTETYEETVKTSIANGGAYGLGLIYAKTMFHASEGH from the coding sequence ATGACTCTCGCAAAAGCAGCTCCAGGCAAAACCCTTCTTACCCCAACTGACCACACCCTGATCATGATCGACCATCAGTCGCAGATGTCCTTCGCGACCAAGTCGATCGATGCCGTGACCCTGCGTAACAACGCCGCGCTGGTAGCCAAGGCCGCCCGGGGCTTCGAGGTATCGACCATCCTCACCACCGTTGCCGAAAAAAGCTTCTCCGGCCCGATCTTCGACGAAATCAAGTCAGTGTTTCCGGACCACAAAGTGATCGACCGCACCAGCATGAACACCTGGGAAGACGAACGCATCGCCGTCGAAGTGAACGCCTTCGGCAAACAGAAAATCGTCCTCGCCGGTCTGTGGACCTCCGTGTGCATCGTCGGCCCGGCGCTATCAGCTATCGACCAAGGTTTTGAGGTCTACTTCATCGCCGATGCCTGCGGCGATGTTTCCATCGAAGCCCATGAAATGGCCGTGCAACGCATGATCCAGATCGGCGCCCGCCCGATGACGGCGTTGCAATACCTGCTGGAGCTGCAACGTGACTGGGCTCGTACTGAAACCTACGAGGAAACCGTCAAGACCTCGATCGCCAATGGCGGCGCCTACGGACTGGGTCTGATCTACGCCAAAACCATGTTCCACGCCTCTGAAGGCCATTGA
- a CDS encoding response regulator transcription factor: MIIVCIVDDDASVRKSLANLLRSAGYRCRIFASGEEFLAIDNFDDVACLLLDLKMKGLSGIEVMQALALLDRKFPVICMSAYWDEATLTESSRYGANECLRKPFSGDALLTAVEIALQPK, from the coding sequence ATGATCATCGTCTGCATCGTGGACGACGATGCGTCCGTGCGCAAAAGCCTGGCCAACCTGCTTCGGTCGGCTGGCTACCGCTGTCGGATATTCGCTTCGGGAGAGGAATTCCTGGCTATCGACAACTTTGATGACGTCGCTTGTCTGCTGCTGGATCTGAAAATGAAGGGCCTCTCGGGAATAGAGGTCATGCAGGCGCTTGCACTCCTGGACAGAAAATTTCCGGTGATATGCATGTCGGCATACTGGGATGAAGCGACACTGACCGAATCCAGCCGCTACGGCGCCAACGAATGTCTGCGTAAACCCTTCAGCGGCGACGCGTTGTTGACGGCTGTCGAGATTGCGCTTCAACCGAAATAG
- a CDS encoding response regulator, whose product MIRLGQATISLERREAFLDGRPLRVGGRAFEILSVLMQADGRIVSKDELITQVWPDTVVEENNLQVQISSLRKLLGEKQLIQTVPRRGYRLLKEHEPPLPLFHPTALAPVAFEDQQRIDPDSVPVFIVDDEASVRTALSRLLRAEGIVHRIFASAEELLDADLDIGPACLLLDISLPEATGLELQSALGQRGRPWPVIFMTGFGTIPMSVQAMKAGAVEFLTKPFNDDQLLDILHTTRQRAAKSFEQWQRIQSARQRAALLTPREREVLPLIVAGLSNKHIANRLGTSEVTAKVHRKHIMEKMQTRSLVSLVSLYGLLSAEPASVMPGSS is encoded by the coding sequence ATGATCCGACTCGGCCAAGCCACTATTTCCCTGGAACGGCGTGAAGCCTTTCTTGATGGACGGCCGCTGCGTGTCGGGGGCCGAGCGTTCGAAATCCTCTCTGTGCTGATGCAGGCCGATGGCCGAATCGTCAGCAAAGATGAATTGATCACACAAGTCTGGCCTGACACCGTCGTCGAGGAAAACAATCTGCAGGTGCAGATTTCCTCACTGCGCAAGTTGCTCGGAGAAAAACAACTCATCCAGACGGTCCCGCGCCGAGGTTACCGATTATTGAAAGAACATGAGCCGCCCCTGCCCCTGTTCCATCCGACAGCCCTGGCCCCTGTGGCGTTCGAGGATCAGCAGAGGATCGATCCTGACAGCGTGCCGGTGTTCATCGTGGACGATGAAGCCTCCGTGCGCACAGCGCTCAGCCGACTGCTGCGAGCCGAAGGCATCGTGCACCGGATATTTGCCTCGGCGGAAGAGTTGCTTGACGCTGACCTCGACATCGGCCCCGCTTGCCTGTTGCTGGACATAAGCCTGCCCGAGGCGACAGGGCTGGAACTGCAATCGGCGCTCGGACAACGCGGGCGTCCGTGGCCAGTCATTTTCATGACCGGTTTCGGCACCATTCCAATGTCGGTGCAGGCCATGAAAGCGGGAGCGGTCGAATTCCTGACCAAACCGTTTAATGACGACCAATTGCTGGACATCCTGCACACCACCCGCCAGCGTGCAGCGAAGTCGTTCGAGCAATGGCAGCGCATTCAGAGCGCCCGTCAAAGGGCAGCGCTGTTGACACCCCGTGAGCGCGAAGTGCTGCCGCTGATCGTCGCGGGGCTGTCCAACAAGCACATCGCCAACCGGCTGGGCACCAGTGAAGTCACCGCCAAGGTCCACCGAAAACACATCATGGAGAAGATGCAGACGCGCTCGCTGGTCAGCCTGGTCAGCCTGTATGGCTTGCTCAGCGCGGAACCGGCGTCAGTCATGCCGGGTTCTTCATGA
- a CDS encoding AAA family ATPase produces MRRRENDLTWFTLQDPQSGTSWLAARAPIQRPATCQRLERDFHRDLDPAWAIAPVAFIRSAEGPLLIYPSSGTPLMDLISEAGLPLGRMLAIAVAAANALSCAQKVGVRHACLQPHHLMVDTANSVRFLGFHSHCAQACAAQLPDLEQWPYLAPEQVRRDAASFDARSDVYALSTILYQALTGNLPLTARDPSQWLHVHAAVPPESPAIHVADLPEGICLVLLKGLAKEPGARYQSAASMAADLAWCQTQWLEHECIDAFRLGAFDALPSLARGGALFGRDTERTQLIELLHQVRNDGIARVLLVGGAPGAGKSTLIHQGVRPLAPGYWASGKSNLLQQEIPYAPLSEIIRSLMTQLLGKPALELEMLGEQLVERLKGRGRVLVELAPEAELVIGVTPELPNMPARHALDRANRTLLDVLEIFAQPGRPLVLFVDDVQWADDSTLSFLQAFVDRRPRHLLLFLAYREAESQALEREGGLLEVLGRGQSVPCTRVMLGPLSEPAVAELIAVELDTDTAGIEALAQVVHYKTAGNPLFVRQVLRALIDERLVRFDVLSRRWVWNQEEVDSYRYADNVADLMVQRLERLSSMEREVMRTAGYIGGRCDESLLHQLVPCNPHQISIDVQSLVDAGLLLREREQLVFPHDRVLEAACQLPAQSGRAAEHARIAGAMLDQWGEQIHERVFEVASQIQRIDVDTLEAYRRTAFVELLVEAAERARDTAAVEQAVGFLRTAENLLGQSGWSSLYTQTFATQWLAAECDMLLADLAGAQRRLDDCLTHATTVLDRAKTYRLRATLRTLHSDYEGAITEALNGLTLLDIPLQRKPSQEQLTLAFSQVRTLVGTRQIADLVHLPKANDPSVEAAMELLSTLTSSFFVNDGIRLLHLAKMVELTLLHGTTPGSGYGFAWFGVMIAERYGEYVDGQAFAELALELTDKHGYEAGRTGTLVALDQVSPWTRPMAYARQKAFAAFECGQAGGDLGMSCYACNHIGSDLLFMGEPLQGVLNELDQGLAWVRQFHYIDIERILLAQQAFATDLRDGRAQRPPAELDGTEHDRFGPIDRRSVSQPTLFYLWLYSGMSAFHFGDIPYALRRFEEAAALAWSIPAHINLADYYLFYSLALGSAQAPGEVIEKLQKLEQQRQRFQSWVELNPTTFRSKLLLIEGVIARLRGQELVAIRCFDQSQIAATAAGFIHEQALAHEQLADICLPNGLVSGANHHLRVARDCYNLWGAGGKARQLEALHPFLKTESSFESARPVTQVRLDLEVGIEAARALSQEVLLERLVETLMNHLMIQAGADNGVLMIVIDAELQLAATASVEAGNVRVALDAGQSLESLAPTSVLNATMRTRKPLVLNDAGADCPEAYSADLQQRQTRSMLCLPLLKQGTLIGLVYLENSLIPNLFSAERLTMLEILASQAAVSLQTARLYAQLVEDNLLRAQMEADLRSSRAELARSSHLKVMGELSASIAHEISQPLLGILSNASASLRWLKRDQPDLEEAIQGLEDIRSDSARAADIVQALRALAKQAPLQRLPVQVDDLIGEVVRLIATDPANRNVQLETRLDAQCPVWVDAVQIQQVVFNLITNALEAIAGAAITNGCLIIVSSVKDDHVQVCFQDNGPGIGAQQREQIFDAFYTTKGSGMGMGLAICRSVIGAHGGTLVVQDSEQGARICFNLPLAPASAG; encoded by the coding sequence ATGCGGCGCCGGGAAAATGATCTGACCTGGTTTACGCTTCAGGATCCGCAATCCGGAACATCCTGGCTCGCCGCCCGGGCACCGATTCAGCGGCCTGCCACTTGCCAGCGGCTGGAGCGCGATTTTCACCGGGACCTGGATCCGGCCTGGGCGATTGCTCCTGTCGCGTTCATCCGCTCGGCCGAGGGGCCTTTGTTGATCTATCCCTCGTCGGGGACGCCGCTGATGGATCTGATCAGTGAGGCAGGGCTGCCACTGGGACGCATGCTGGCCATCGCCGTAGCGGCGGCCAATGCGCTTTCATGTGCGCAAAAAGTGGGCGTGCGACATGCCTGTCTGCAACCCCACCACCTGATGGTGGATACCGCCAATTCGGTCAGGTTTCTGGGTTTTCACAGCCATTGCGCGCAGGCGTGCGCCGCGCAATTACCTGATTTGGAACAATGGCCGTATCTAGCCCCAGAGCAAGTACGGCGCGATGCCGCCAGTTTTGACGCGCGCAGTGACGTCTATGCCCTGTCTACGATTCTTTATCAAGCGCTGACCGGCAACCTGCCGCTCACCGCCCGAGACCCGTCCCAATGGCTGCACGTGCATGCTGCCGTCCCACCGGAATCACCGGCGATTCATGTCGCCGATCTGCCGGAAGGTATCTGTCTCGTTCTGCTCAAAGGCTTGGCAAAAGAGCCGGGTGCCCGCTATCAAAGCGCCGCATCGATGGCTGCGGATCTGGCTTGGTGCCAAACTCAATGGCTGGAACATGAGTGCATCGACGCGTTTCGGCTGGGCGCTTTCGATGCGTTGCCTTCCTTGGCCCGCGGCGGTGCGCTGTTCGGTCGAGACACCGAGCGCACGCAGCTGATTGAACTGCTGCATCAGGTACGCAACGATGGCATCGCCCGGGTCCTGCTGGTCGGCGGCGCGCCGGGCGCCGGCAAGTCGACGCTGATCCATCAAGGTGTCCGCCCCCTGGCGCCCGGCTACTGGGCCAGCGGCAAGAGCAATCTGCTGCAGCAGGAAATCCCCTACGCACCGTTGTCTGAAATTATCAGATCGTTGATGACCCAGTTGCTGGGCAAGCCAGCCTTGGAGCTGGAGATGCTTGGCGAGCAACTGGTCGAACGGCTAAAGGGGCGGGGAAGGGTCCTGGTGGAGCTGGCGCCCGAGGCTGAGCTGGTCATCGGTGTCACGCCTGAGTTGCCGAACATGCCGGCGCGGCATGCGCTCGATCGCGCCAACCGCACCCTGCTCGATGTACTGGAAATCTTCGCTCAGCCGGGAAGACCCTTGGTGCTGTTCGTGGATGATGTGCAGTGGGCGGACGATTCGACCCTCTCGTTCCTTCAGGCCTTCGTCGATCGGCGGCCCAGGCATCTGCTCCTGTTCCTGGCGTACCGCGAGGCCGAGTCGCAGGCTCTCGAGCGTGAAGGTGGATTGCTGGAGGTGCTCGGCCGTGGGCAATCGGTGCCCTGTACACGCGTCATGCTGGGTCCATTGTCGGAGCCCGCGGTCGCTGAACTGATTGCCGTTGAACTGGATACTGACACCGCGGGTATTGAAGCGCTCGCACAAGTCGTGCACTACAAGACGGCCGGCAACCCTCTTTTCGTCCGTCAGGTGTTGCGGGCGTTGATCGATGAGCGTCTGGTGCGCTTCGACGTGCTGAGTCGCCGCTGGGTCTGGAACCAGGAGGAGGTGGACAGTTATCGCTATGCGGACAATGTCGCCGACTTGATGGTGCAGCGACTCGAACGGCTGTCTTCGATGGAGCGCGAAGTGATGCGCACGGCTGGATATATCGGCGGGCGCTGTGACGAATCGCTGCTGCACCAGCTAGTGCCGTGTAATCCGCACCAGATCAGCATCGATGTGCAAAGCCTGGTCGATGCGGGATTACTGCTGCGCGAACGCGAGCAACTGGTGTTTCCCCACGACCGCGTACTAGAGGCAGCTTGCCAGCTTCCTGCACAGTCGGGACGCGCCGCCGAGCATGCCCGTATCGCCGGCGCCATGCTGGATCAGTGGGGCGAGCAAATCCATGAGCGTGTATTCGAAGTCGCCAGCCAGATCCAGCGCATTGACGTCGATACACTGGAGGCATATCGCCGTACCGCGTTCGTTGAACTGTTGGTCGAAGCCGCCGAGCGCGCCAGGGATACCGCTGCCGTCGAGCAGGCCGTGGGTTTTCTGCGCACTGCCGAGAATTTGCTCGGCCAGTCGGGTTGGTCCAGCCTCTACACCCAAACGTTCGCTACTCAATGGCTGGCTGCCGAGTGCGACATGCTTCTGGCCGATCTGGCCGGCGCCCAGCGACGCCTCGATGATTGCCTGACCCACGCCACCACAGTGCTCGACCGCGCGAAGACCTATCGGTTACGAGCCACCTTGCGCACGCTGCACTCCGATTACGAAGGGGCGATCACCGAGGCGCTGAATGGTCTGACCCTGTTGGACATTCCCCTGCAGCGCAAGCCCTCGCAGGAACAACTGACCCTGGCGTTTTCCCAGGTACGCACACTCGTCGGCACACGTCAGATCGCTGATCTGGTGCATTTACCCAAAGCGAATGACCCGTCTGTCGAAGCGGCCATGGAATTGCTCAGCACGCTGACTTCTTCGTTCTTCGTCAACGACGGTATTCGTTTGTTGCATCTGGCGAAAATGGTTGAACTGACACTGCTGCATGGCACGACGCCGGGAAGCGGTTACGGGTTTGCCTGGTTTGGCGTGATGATTGCCGAACGCTATGGCGAATATGTGGACGGACAAGCCTTTGCTGAATTAGCGCTTGAGCTCACCGACAAGCATGGCTATGAAGCAGGGCGCACAGGCACGCTGGTAGCGCTCGATCAAGTCAGCCCGTGGACCCGACCGATGGCCTACGCTCGACAGAAGGCGTTCGCCGCATTCGAATGCGGCCAGGCCGGTGGCGACCTGGGCATGTCCTGCTATGCCTGCAACCACATCGGCTCCGACCTGTTGTTCATGGGCGAACCCTTGCAAGGCGTGTTGAACGAACTGGATCAGGGTCTGGCCTGGGTGCGGCAATTTCATTACATCGATATTGAGCGCATCCTGCTGGCGCAACAGGCGTTCGCTACCGATCTGCGCGACGGGCGTGCGCAACGGCCGCCGGCCGAACTGGACGGCACGGAACATGACAGGTTTGGCCCCATTGATCGCCGCAGCGTGTCACAACCGACACTGTTCTATTTGTGGCTGTATTCCGGCATGTCCGCGTTTCATTTCGGTGATATCCCTTACGCATTGCGACGTTTCGAAGAAGCTGCCGCGCTGGCCTGGTCCATTCCGGCGCATATCAATCTCGCCGATTACTACCTGTTCTACAGTTTGGCCCTGGGCAGTGCGCAGGCGCCCGGCGAGGTGATCGAAAAGCTGCAAAAGCTCGAGCAGCAACGTCAGCGGTTTCAGTCATGGGTCGAGCTCAACCCGACGACCTTCCGCAGCAAACTGCTGCTGATCGAAGGGGTGATTGCTCGTTTGCGCGGTCAGGAGCTGGTGGCCATCCGCTGCTTCGATCAGTCGCAGATCGCCGCGACGGCGGCCGGTTTCATCCATGAGCAGGCGCTGGCCCACGAACAGCTTGCCGATATCTGTTTACCGAACGGACTGGTGTCCGGCGCCAACCACCATCTGCGCGTCGCGCGCGACTGTTACAACCTGTGGGGCGCCGGCGGCAAGGCGCGTCAGCTGGAGGCCTTGCATCCGTTTCTGAAGACTGAGTCGTCATTCGAGTCGGCCCGGCCCGTGACCCAGGTCCGGCTCGATCTTGAAGTGGGGATCGAGGCGGCGCGTGCGCTTTCGCAGGAGGTGTTGCTCGAACGTCTGGTCGAAACCCTGATGAATCACCTGATGATTCAGGCCGGCGCCGACAATGGCGTGCTGATGATCGTCATCGATGCCGAACTGCAACTGGCGGCGACGGCCTCTGTCGAGGCTGGCAACGTGCGGGTCGCACTGGACGCCGGGCAATCGCTCGAATCGTTGGCGCCGACCTCGGTACTCAACGCGACCATGCGCACGCGCAAACCTCTGGTGCTCAATGATGCCGGGGCCGATTGTCCCGAGGCCTATAGCGCCGATCTGCAACAGCGCCAGACGCGTTCCATGTTGTGCCTGCCGTTGCTCAAACAAGGTACGTTGATCGGTCTGGTCTATCTGGAGAACAGTCTCATCCCTAATCTGTTCAGCGCCGAGCGCCTGACCATGCTGGAAATTCTCGCCTCCCAGGCCGCCGTGTCACTGCAAACCGCCCGGCTGTATGCGCAGCTGGTCGAGGACAACCTGCTGCGCGCGCAGATGGAAGCGGACTTGCGCAGCTCCCGGGCTGAACTGGCGCGTAGCTCGCACCTCAAGGTCATGGGTGAGCTTTCGGCTTCGATTGCCCATGAAATCAGCCAGCCGCTGCTGGGCATTTTGTCCAACGCCTCGGCCAGCCTGCGCTGGCTCAAGCGTGATCAGCCCGATCTGGAAGAAGCCATTCAGGGGCTCGAAGACATCCGCTCGGACAGCGCCCGCGCCGCCGACATTGTCCAGGCGCTTCGCGCGCTCGCCAAACAAGCGCCGTTGCAACGGCTGCCGGTGCAGGTCGACGATTTGATTGGCGAGGTCGTGCGCCTGATCGCCACCGACCCGGCGAACCGCAACGTACAACTGGAAACCCGGCTCGATGCGCAATGCCCGGTGTGGGTCGATGCGGTGCAGATCCAACAGGTGGTGTTCAACCTCATCACCAATGCGCTGGAGGCCATCGCCGGAGCCGCAATCACGAATGGGTGTCTCATCATCGTCTCTTCGGTCAAGGACGATCATGTCCAGGTCTGCTTCCAGGACAACGGACCGGGAATTGGCGCGCAACAGCGCGAGCAGATTTTCGATGCGTTCTACACCACCAAGGGCAGCGGCATGGGTATGGGGCTGGCCATTTGCAGGTCGGTGATCGGCGCGCACGGCGGAACGCTGGTCGTTCAGGACAGCGAGCAGGGCGCCAGGATCTGCTTCAACCTGCCGCTCGCGCCGGCCAGCGCCGGATAA
- a CDS encoding helix-turn-helix transcriptional regulator, whose translation MNPQSVNSNHPCTLVRPLGALSGWQERRAKELMLREMSSCIRISEIAEHCNLSRSHFSRAFKKVTGHSPQGWLVRMKIEKAKSLLITSMPITDVVYECGFADHSHFTRTFSRLEGMSPKAWRRAFAHATSHLPQPSVIDRDIPDWRIRDSLVDSVGQSRVQELHV comes from the coding sequence ATGAACCCGCAATCGGTGAATTCAAACCATCCATGCACCCTTGTCCGACCATTGGGCGCCCTGTCCGGCTGGCAGGAGCGCCGCGCCAAGGAGCTGATGCTCCGTGAAATGAGCAGCTGCATTCGCATCAGCGAGATTGCCGAACACTGCAACCTGTCCCGTAGCCATTTTTCCCGGGCATTCAAAAAGGTTACCGGCCACTCGCCGCAAGGCTGGTTAGTGAGGATGAAAATAGAAAAAGCCAAAAGCCTGCTAATCACCTCGATGCCGATCACCGATGTCGTCTATGAATGCGGTTTCGCGGACCACTCGCATTTCACCCGCACCTTCAGTCGCCTGGAAGGAATGTCACCCAAGGCATGGCGCCGGGCCTTTGCTCATGCAACGAGCCATCTTCCCCAGCCGTCAGTGATCGATCGGGACATACCTGATTGGAGAATTCGCGATAGCCTGGTCGACAGCGTGGGACAGTCGCGCGTGCAGGAGCTGCACGTGTGA
- a CDS encoding carbohydrate kinase yields the protein MYLVCGEALFDFFSENDVNAQASKVNYKAIAGGSPFNVAVGLRRLGIDVALFAGLSSDYLGRRLQQVLQEEGVRPDYLQDFDAPTTLAMVAVGADGSPHYSFRGEGCADRQLLPKHLPELGAEVRGLHIGSYSLVVQPIADTLLALVRRESGKRLISLDPNVRLNPEPNIELWRERINTLVEHADLIKVSDEDLNLLYPERDPQSMIHGWLEHRCQMVFLTRGGQGATVFSRHHGSWSAPACAVVMADTVGAGDTFQAALIAWLTEQQLDSVEGLQRLSREQIDAMLTFAISAAALTCGKTGPDLPYRHQLD from the coding sequence ATGTATCTGGTATGTGGTGAAGCGCTGTTCGATTTTTTCAGTGAAAACGACGTCAACGCTCAAGCTTCAAAAGTGAACTACAAAGCGATTGCCGGTGGTTCGCCGTTCAACGTCGCCGTCGGCCTGCGCCGCCTGGGCATCGACGTGGCGCTGTTCGCCGGACTGTCCAGCGACTACCTCGGCCGGCGTTTACAGCAAGTGCTACAGGAGGAAGGCGTGCGCCCGGACTACCTGCAGGACTTCGACGCACCAACCACCCTGGCGATGGTCGCCGTCGGTGCCGACGGCTCGCCGCATTACAGCTTCCGAGGCGAAGGCTGTGCCGATCGCCAGCTGTTGCCGAAGCATTTACCTGAGTTAGGCGCTGAGGTGCGTGGGTTGCATATTGGTTCGTACTCGCTGGTGGTGCAGCCGATTGCCGACACCCTGCTGGCCCTGGTCCGCCGGGAAAGCGGCAAACGCCTGATCAGCCTCGACCCCAACGTGCGACTTAACCCAGAACCGAATATCGAACTGTGGCGCGAACGCATCAACACTTTGGTCGAGCATGCCGACCTGATCAAGGTCAGCGACGAGGACCTGAACCTGCTCTACCCCGAGCGAGATCCGCAAAGCATGATCCATGGCTGGCTGGAACACCGCTGCCAGATGGTATTCCTCACCCGTGGCGGCCAGGGAGCAACGGTATTCAGCCGCCACCATGGCAGTTGGTCGGCGCCGGCCTGCGCAGTGGTGATGGCTGATACCGTGGGCGCCGGCGACACCTTCCAGGCGGCGTTGATCGCCTGGCTGACCGAACAGCAGCTGGATTCGGTGGAGGGATTGCAGCGCTTGAGTCGCGAACAGATCGACGCGATGCTCACCTTCGCCATCAGCGCCGCTGCCCTGACCTGCGGCAAGACCGGGCCGGACCTGCCTTATCGGCATCAGTTGGATTGA